In Pelodictyon luteolum DSM 273, the genomic stretch CCGGCGTTCTGTTTTGCCAATGGCCAGTTCATTCTCTTTCGACGGGAGTTCTACTGGAAGGTCAACGGCCACGAGGCTGTCCGTGATGCGCTGGTCGAGGACGTATGGCTCTGCATGGCGGTGAAAAAGGCTGGAGGCCGCGTGCTTTCGTTCAACGGTACTGATGCCCTGAGCTGCAGGATGTACAGGAACTTCAGGGAGGTCTGGGAGGGGTTCTCCAAAAACGTGTTTGCCGGGCTCGGCAGCAGCATCCCGGGCCTTGCGGCCTTCGTGCTGTTTACCGCCGCGTTCCATCTGGCTCCATGGGGGTTTCTCCTCTACGCCCTCTTCGTCGGCGCGTCGGGTCCAGCTTTGGTGCTGCTGCCCCTCCTGCAGCTGGCTGTAGCTCTCAGCGGAAGGGTGCTCGTCGCTCGCCGCTTCGACCAGCCGACGGCGCTCACGCTTCTCGACCCCCTTGCCCGTGGACTGCTTCTGGCCATAGCCCTGAACTCTTTGCGCGAGGCCCGGTGGGGGGGCGGTGCGCTCTGGAAGGGAAGGCGGTACCGATTTTCATAAGCGGTGGGACTGGCGTAAGGCGATAAATTTTTTTAAATTGGTCAACAACGGCTTTTCGACAATCAATTCAACAAGGATCTGCCTCATGGGATTTCTATCAAAAATATTCGGAAAGAAGGAAGAAGTGCTTGAGCTCCCGAAGGTCCGGGAAGACGCCAATCTCCAGAAGACCCTTGAGGGACACCTCGACAGGGTGCTCGGCGTGAAGTTCAGCGCCGATGGCAAAACGCTCCTCAGCGGCGGCTTCGACGAGCTGGTGATGCTTTGGGACGTGGAGACCGCCAAGCCGATCTTTACCATGAAAGGCCATGAGACCTGGGTTGAGTGCATCGATTACAGCCGCGATGGCCGTCATCTTGCGAGCGGCAGCACCGACAGCACCGTCAGGATCTGGGACGCTTCAAACGGCCAGTGCCTGCATGTCTGCAAAGGCCACGACACGGCGGTGCGCATGGTCGCATTCAGCCCCGACGGCAAAACGCTCGCCAGCTGCTCGCGCGACACCACCATCCGCCTCTGGGACGTTGAGAGCGGTGCATGCAGGAGCGTGCTCAACGGGCACAAGTCCTACATCGAATGCCTCGCTTACAGCCATGACGGCCAGAAATTGGTGAGCTGTGGCGAAGAGCCGGTCATCAAGCTCTGGGACGCAGCCTCCGGAAAGAACATTGCCAACTATGAGACCGGCGATACCCTTTCCCACACCGTTCTCTTCAGTCCCGACGACCGCACGATTGCGCTTGCCGGCCGCAATTCCAAAATCCGGATCCTTGATGCATCGGACGGTTCGCTGATCCGCGTGCTTGAAGGCCATCATGACGCAGTCCGGGGCCTTGCCTACAGCCCTGACGGCCACTATCTGGCCAGCGTGTCGAACGATGAGTCCCTGAGGCTATGGAATACCGCCGACGGCAGGCACCTGCATACCTATCGCGGACATGTGCTGGAGGTTCAGTCGGTCGATATTTCTCCCGACGGCAAGACCATAGCCACGGGAAGCGATGATCGGAAAATCAAGCTGTGGGCACTCACTGATACGCTTTGAGCGCCAGTATTTCGTGTATTTTCCTGTCCGGAACCCCCCTTTTTAGTGCGTAAATACGCCAATCTGGGACGCAAACTGCAAAAGGTTCTTTTTGAATCAAGGCGGAGTGCGTACATTAACATTATGGGCGCTGCATGAACGCGCCCGTGGAAAACGCCGGATTTCCCGGCAAAAAACAGCAAGAGGACATATGGACAATCAG encodes the following:
- a CDS encoding WD40 repeat domain-containing protein; this translates as MGFLSKIFGKKEEVLELPKVREDANLQKTLEGHLDRVLGVKFSADGKTLLSGGFDELVMLWDVETAKPIFTMKGHETWVECIDYSRDGRHLASGSTDSTVRIWDASNGQCLHVCKGHDTAVRMVAFSPDGKTLASCSRDTTIRLWDVESGACRSVLNGHKSYIECLAYSHDGQKLVSCGEEPVIKLWDAASGKNIANYETGDTLSHTVLFSPDDRTIALAGRNSKIRILDASDGSLIRVLEGHHDAVRGLAYSPDGHYLASVSNDESLRLWNTADGRHLHTYRGHVLEVQSVDISPDGKTIATGSDDRKIKLWALTDTL